A window from Bubalus kerabau isolate K-KA32 ecotype Philippines breed swamp buffalo chromosome 5, PCC_UOA_SB_1v2, whole genome shotgun sequence encodes these proteins:
- the KISS1 gene encoding metastasis-suppressor KiSS-1: MNVLLSWQLMLFLCATAFRETLEKVAPMESPRTTGSQLGPATLRAPWEQSLRCAAGKPEAAGPRPRGAALCPPESSAGPQRLGPCAPRSRLIPSPRGAVLVQREKDVSAYNWNSFGLRYGRRQAALPGGRSAARG, encoded by the exons ATGAACGTGCTGCTTTCCTGGCAGCTGATGCTTTTCCTTTGTGCCACCGCCTTCAGGGAGACATTGGAAAAGGTGGCGCCCATGGAGAGTCCTAGAACCACAG GCTCGCAGCTTGGACCCGCGACGCTTCGGGCGCCCTGGGAGCAGAGCCTGCGGTGCGCGGCGGGGAAGCCCGAGGCGGCCGGGCCTCGGCCTCGGGGGGCCGCGCTGTGCCCCCCTGAGAGCTCCGCGGGCCCCCAGCGGCTGGGCCCGTGCGCCCCGCGCAGCCGCCTGATCCCGTCCCCGAGGGGCGCGGTGCTGGTGCAGCGGGAGAAGGACGTGTCCGCCTACAACTGGAACTCCTTCGGCCTGCGCTACGGCAGGCGGCAGGCGGCGCTGCCCGGGGGCCGCAGCGCCGCGCGGGGCTGA